The Pyxidicoccus sp. MSG2 DNA segment GCGCAAGGCCGTGAAGAACGTCATGGACGTGCTGGCCCCGGCCCTGGTGGGCATGGACGCGGCGGACCAGTTCGCCGTGGACCAGAAGATGCTGGAGCTGGACGGCACGCCCACCAAGGGCAAGCTGGGCGCCAACGCCATCCTCGCGGTGTCCATGGCCTGCGCCCGCGCCGCGGCGGATGCGCACGGTCTGCCGCTGTACCGGTACGTGGGCGGCGCGCAGGCGCGCACCCTGCCGGTGCCGCTGATGAACATCCTCAACGGCGGCGCGCACGCGGACACCCGCGTGGACGTGCAGGAGTTCATGGTGGTGCCCGCCGGTGCGAGCACCTTCGCGGAAGGGCTGCGCTGGGGCGCGGAGGTGTTCCACGCGCTGAAGAAGATCCTGAAGGGCCGCAAGCTGGCCACCGGCGTGGGCGACGAGGGCGGCTATGCCCCGGACCTGCCGGCCAACGAGGAGGCCCTCAAGCTCATCATGGAGGCCATCGACGCCGCGGGCTTCAAGGCCGGCGAGCAGCTGTTCCTCGCGCTGGACGTGGCGGCCAGCGAGTTCTTCGACAAGGGCTCGAAGAAGTACAAGCTCAAGGGCGAGGGCAAGGAGTTCGATTCGTCCGGGATGCTCGACTACTACCGCGGCCTGTCCGAGCGCTACCCCATCATCTCCATCGAAGACGGCATGGCGGAGGATGACTGGGACGGCTGGAAGAAGCTCACCGACACGCTGGGCAACAAGCTGCAGCTGGTGGGCGACGACCTCTTCGTCACCAACGTGGAGCGGCTGGGGCGTGGCATCGAGACCGGCGTGGCCAACTCCATCCTGGTGAAGGTGAACCAGATTGGCTCGCTGACGGAGACGTTCGACGCCGTGCGCATGGCGCACAAGGCGGGCTACACGTCGGTGATGAGCCACCGCTCCGGCGAGACGGAGGACACCACCATCGCCGACCTGGCCGTGGCACTGGACTGCGGGCAGATCAAGACGGGCTCGGCGTCGCGCTCGGACCGCGTCGCCAAGTACAACCAGCTCCTGCGCATCGAGCAGGAGCTGGGCGCGTCC contains these protein-coding regions:
- the eno gene encoding phosphopyruvate hydratase is translated as MTEIAQILAREVLDSRGNPTVEAEVHLTGGSRGRAAVPSGASTGEHEAIELRDGDKGRYLGKGVRKAVKNVMDVLAPALVGMDAADQFAVDQKMLELDGTPTKGKLGANAILAVSMACARAAADAHGLPLYRYVGGAQARTLPVPLMNILNGGAHADTRVDVQEFMVVPAGASTFAEGLRWGAEVFHALKKILKGRKLATGVGDEGGYAPDLPANEEALKLIMEAIDAAGFKAGEQLFLALDVAASEFFDKGSKKYKLKGEGKEFDSSGMLDYYRGLSERYPIISIEDGMAEDDWDGWKKLTDTLGNKLQLVGDDLFVTNVERLGRGIETGVANSILVKVNQIGSLTETFDAVRMAHKAGYTSVMSHRSGETEDTTIADLAVALDCGQIKTGSASRSDRVAKYNQLLRIEQELGASARYAGRSVFRSLAQKK